The proteins below are encoded in one region of Sporanaerobacter acetigenes DSM 13106:
- the xseA gene encoding exodeoxyribonuclease VII large subunit, which yields MSGKPLKVSEVNQYIKRVLASDFILTNLCVEGEISNFKHHYSGHMYFSLKDEKSRIRCVMFKNDNQCVDINLKDGMKVIASGYISVFERDGDYQFYVKNIRESGLGDLYIAFNKLKNKLELEGLFDEAHKKSIPRFPQKIGVVTSSTGAAIRDIINVINRRFPIADLIVYPVLVQGEGAPKEIIEGLSYFDNREDIDLIITGRGGGSIEELYAFNDESLARTIYSLKKPIISAVGHETDFTIADFVADLRAPTPSAAAELAVPEVDSLKCSLNDDYNKLINSILAFKEYKSRELEYYKNKLDYNNPETKLNQNRQYIDSLFKDLNKNFNMKIETYYREIEKLGDKLNLLSPLSSLNRGYSILLDQDGEVIKTVDNLKIDDKFTIILKNGMIEGKVVKINKGEFEDGFK from the coding sequence ATGTCTGGTAAACCTTTAAAGGTGAGTGAAGTAAATCAATACATAAAAAGGGTATTAGCTAGCGATTTTATCTTAACCAATCTATGTGTGGAAGGAGAAATTTCTAATTTTAAGCATCATTATAGTGGTCATATGTATTTTTCATTGAAAGATGAAAAAAGTAGAATAAGATGTGTGATGTTTAAAAATGACAACCAGTGTGTTGACATAAATTTAAAGGATGGCATGAAAGTTATTGCTTCAGGATATATATCAGTTTTTGAAAGAGATGGAGATTATCAGTTTTATGTAAAAAACATTAGGGAATCTGGTCTAGGAGATTTGTATATAGCTTTTAATAAATTAAAAAATAAATTGGAATTAGAAGGACTTTTTGATGAAGCTCATAAAAAAAGTATTCCTAGATTTCCTCAAAAAATTGGAGTTGTTACTTCATCTACTGGCGCAGCTATTAGAGATATAATTAATGTCATAAATAGAAGGTTTCCTATAGCTGATTTAATAGTATATCCAGTTTTGGTTCAAGGAGAAGGGGCACCAAAAGAAATCATCGAAGGTTTAAGTTATTTTGATAATAGAGAGGATATAGACCTTATCATTACAGGTAGAGGTGGGGGTTCTATTGAAGAATTATATGCTTTCAATGATGAATCTCTTGCAAGAACAATATATAGTCTAAAAAAACCAATTATATCTGCTGTAGGTCATGAAACAGATTTTACTATTGCGGATTTTGTGGCTGATTTAAGAGCTCCGACTCCATCAGCTGCAGCTGAATTGGCAGTGCCAGAAGTAGATAGTTTGAAATGTAGTCTAAATGATGATTACAATAAATTGATTAACAGCATTTTAGCTTTTAAAGAATACAAATCTAGAGAATTGGAATATTATAAAAACAAATTAGATTATAACAATCCTGAGACTAAATTAAATCAAAATAGGCAGTATATAGATAGTTTATTTAAAGACTTAAATAAAAATTTTAATATGAAGATAGAAACTTATTATAGAGAAATTGAAAAGCTAGGAGATAAATTGAATTTACTTAGTCCATTGTCATCTCTAAATAGAGGATATTCAATTTTATTGGATCAAGATGGGGAAGTTATTAAAACGGTGGATAATCTAAAAATTGATGATAAATTTACTATAATATTAAAAAATGGTATGATTGAAGGAAAAGTGGTAAAAATTAATAAAGGGGAGTTTGAGGATGGATTTAAATA
- the nusB gene encoding transcription antitermination factor NusB — MSRKVAREETMKILFQMEINKDYSDDSMNTYIVEHEFTDDETQYINHAVGTITNNLGKIDAIIGKHIKGWKIYRLAKVDLSVLRIAIYELKFREDIPIEVCINEAIEICKKYSTEESAKFVNGVLGSFVRTEMSNDE; from the coding sequence ATGAGTAGAAAAGTAGCAAGAGAAGAAACCATGAAAATATTATTTCAAATGGAAATCAATAAGGATTATTCTGATGATAGCATGAACACATACATAGTTGAACACGAATTTACAGATGATGAAACTCAATATATAAATCATGCAGTGGGAACAATCACGAATAATCTGGGAAAAATTGATGCAATCATAGGAAAGCATATAAAGGGATGGAAGATATATAGATTGGCAAAAGTTGATTTATCTGTTTTAAGAATAGCAATATATGAACTTAAATTTAGAGAAGATATTCCGATAGAAGTTTGTATAAATGAAGCTATAGAAATATGTAAGAAATATAGTACAGAAGAGTCGGCAAAATTTGTCAATGGTGTATTGGGTAGTTTTGTACGTACAGAGATGAGCAATGATGAATAA
- a CDS encoding DUF2273 domain-containing protein — MAKEKFLEFIQILEENKGKTIGTIIGFVIAILVLTIGFFRTLFIVLCTWFGFYLGKKKDNQEDFREILDRILPPGREK, encoded by the coding sequence GTGGCTAAGGAGAAATTTTTAGAATTTATTCAAATATTGGAAGAAAATAAGGGAAAAACCATTGGCACGATCATAGGGTTTGTCATTGCTATACTTGTATTAACTATTGGCTTTTTTAGGACTCTATTTATAGTTTTATGTACGTGGTTCGGCTTTTATTTAGGAAAGAAAAAAGACAATCAAGAAGATTTCAGGGAAATATTGGATAGAATACTTCCTCCAGGTAGGGAAAAATAA
- the amaP gene encoding alkaline shock response membrane anchor protein AmaP, translating to MNIIDRLILTIYTFCLTVLSILLILFPFDQFDFLSINSMTGYLESMKGNYAYSIVGLAFLLVSIRFLISGVKGNKKSKKETFLIRHTNFGELKISTQTVEGLVESVANKFTGIRNVKTTVDVFEGVLTIYLKGEVSPEINIPETTIELQDKVKDHVEKCTGVEVSEVRVEISNVTAPTRVVK from the coding sequence TTGAATATCATAGATAGATTGATTTTAACAATATATACTTTTTGCCTTACGGTACTTTCTATATTGTTAATATTATTTCCTTTTGATCAATTTGATTTTTTGTCAATAAATAGTATGACTGGATATTTGGAATCCATGAAGGGCAATTATGCATATTCAATTGTAGGACTGGCTTTTTTGTTGGTAAGTATTAGATTTTTAATCTCTGGTGTTAAAGGAAATAAAAAATCTAAGAAAGAAACTTTTTTAATTAGACATACAAATTTTGGAGAACTAAAAATCTCGACTCAAACTGTTGAAGGTTTGGTAGAATCAGTTGCTAACAAATTTACAGGCATAAGAAATGTTAAAACTACAGTAGATGTTTTTGAAGGAGTTTTAACTATATATTTGAAAGGTGAGGTTTCACCTGAAATAAATATTCCTGAAACAACTATTGAACTTCAGGATAAAGTAAAGGATCATGTGGAAAAATGTACAGGAGTAGAGGTAAGTGAAGTTAGAGTTGAAATTAGCAACGTAACAGCACCAACTAGAGTTGTAAAATAA
- a CDS encoding Asp23/Gls24 family envelope stress response protein — translation MADIIDNEGMEYGSVKIANEVVAIIAGLAATEVDGVAGMSGGVTSGITEALGMKSLSKGVKVEVGEKECAIDLFVVINYGSRISEVAESIQENVKNAVETMTGLNVVEVNVSVQGVNIPKEEKVEEEPRVK, via the coding sequence ATGGCAGATATTATTGATAATGAAGGAATGGAATATGGTTCTGTAAAAATAGCTAATGAAGTTGTAGCCATTATAGCTGGTTTAGCAGCTACTGAGGTTGATGGAGTTGCAGGGATGAGTGGTGGTGTGACCAGTGGTATTACAGAAGCACTTGGAATGAAAAGTTTGTCTAAGGGAGTAAAAGTAGAAGTAGGAGAAAAAGAGTGTGCAATCGATCTTTTTGTTGTAATAAATTACGGTTCTAGAATTTCAGAAGTGGCTGAATCTATACAGGAAAATGTTAAAAATGCTGTTGAAACAATGACAGGACTAAATGTTGTTGAAGTAAATGTTAGTGTTCAAGGTGTAAATATACCTAAAGAAGAAAAAGTAGAAGAGGAACCTAGAGTTAAATAA
- the thiE gene encoding thiamine phosphate synthase — translation MDENIKVVYMLYLVTNRHIVRGNFLKNIENALAGGVDRVILREKDLECKELFLLSKYVKVITDRYDVPLIINGNIDVAEKTGAYGFHCEFQDFIENKYKYDGVLGVSIHSIEEGVKCEQLGADYILAGHIFETECKKGLPPRGIEFLKELKENVSIPIVAIGGIDEKNAKKVMKVGVEDIAIMSYIMKSEDPYFSAKVLKSTIEMFVN, via the coding sequence TTGGATGAAAATATAAAGGTGGTATATATGTTATATTTAGTGACAAATAGACATATTGTTAGAGGAAATTTTTTAAAAAACATTGAAAATGCTCTAGCTGGAGGAGTAGATAGAGTTATTCTTAGGGAAAAAGATTTAGAGTGTAAAGAACTATTTCTTTTATCTAAATATGTAAAAGTTATAACTGACAGATATGATGTTCCTCTTATTATAAATGGCAATATAGATGTGGCAGAAAAAACAGGAGCCTATGGTTTTCATTGTGAATTTCAAGATTTTATTGAGAATAAATATAAATATGATGGAGTCTTAGGAGTTAGTATTCACAGTATAGAAGAAGGCGTTAAATGTGAACAGTTAGGAGCAGATTATATTTTAGCAGGTCATATATTTGAAACGGAATGTAAAAAGGGTTTACCTCCAAGGGGAATAGAATTTTTAAAAGAACTTAAAGAAAATGTTTCTATTCCAATAGTGGCTATTGGAGGCATAGATGAAAAAAACGCAAAAAAAGTTATGAAAGTGGGAGTAGAGGATATAGCAATTATGTCCTATATCATGAAAAGTGAGGATCCATATTTTTCGGCAAAAGTTTTAAAAAGTACCATAGAAATGTTTGTAAACTAG
- the thiH gene encoding 2-iminoacetate synthase ThiH, which translates to MSFYNVINSYKDFDFESFLNEVDDNDILNILEKDKLDQYDFLALLSPIARKHLEEIAVKAREVHLKHFGKSIVLFTPMYIANYCVNKCAYCSYNFDNSIKRKSMTYEQIDLESRKILETGLKNILILTGEDKKRSSVDYILGAIEVLKKYFDSISIEIYPLSVEDYERMVQAGVDGLSIYQETYDEEVYDRVHLSGPKKNYMFRLDAPERALKANMRSVTIGPLLGLDDWRKETFFGGLHAEYLQDKYPFAEIGVSVPRIRPCTKDFNNIKTVDEVDLVQILLAYRLFLPYASTTVTTREGRFMRDNLIPICISKMSAGVSTEVGGHSLEENAGDEQFEISDSRSVDEVKQAILERGYQPIVKNWMKI; encoded by the coding sequence TTGAGTTTTTATAATGTAATAAATTCATATAAAGATTTTGATTTTGAAAGTTTTTTAAATGAAGTAGATGATAATGATATTTTAAATATATTGGAAAAAGATAAATTGGATCAATATGATTTTTTAGCTCTTCTTTCTCCAATAGCAAGAAAGCATTTAGAAGAAATAGCGGTAAAAGCTCGTGAAGTTCATTTAAAGCATTTTGGAAAATCCATAGTATTATTTACACCTATGTATATAGCAAATTATTGCGTAAATAAATGTGCCTATTGTAGTTATAATTTTGATAATAGTATTAAAAGAAAAAGTATGACCTATGAGCAAATAGATTTAGAATCTAGAAAAATATTAGAAACAGGTTTAAAAAACATATTAATTTTAACTGGAGAAGATAAAAAGAGAAGTTCAGTAGATTATATTTTAGGTGCAATAGAGGTTTTAAAAAAGTATTTTGATTCTATTTCCATAGAAATATATCCTTTGTCTGTAGAAGATTATGAAAGAATGGTTCAGGCTGGAGTAGATGGCCTTTCTATATATCAGGAGACTTATGATGAAGAAGTTTATGATAGAGTGCATTTAAGTGGTCCTAAGAAAAATTATATGTTTAGATTAGATGCACCAGAAAGGGCTCTAAAAGCTAATATGAGATCTGTAACCATAGGTCCGTTATTGGGACTTGATGATTGGAGAAAAGAGACTTTTTTTGGAGGATTACATGCAGAGTATTTACAAGACAAATATCCTTTTGCTGAAATTGGAGTTTCGGTGCCTAGAATTAGACCATGTACAAAGGATTTTAATAATATAAAAACTGTAGATGAAGTAGATTTAGTTCAAATACTATTAGCTTATAGATTGTTTTTACCCTATGCAAGTACTACTGTTACCACACGGGAAGGCAGATTTATGAGAGACAATTTAATCCCTATATGTATTAGTAAAATGTCTGCTGGTGTATCTACTGAAGTAGGTGGCCATTCTTTAGAAGAAAATGCAGGTGATGAGCAATTTGAAATATCAGATTCAAGAAGTGTGGATGAAGTTAAACAAGCAATACTTGAAAGAGGCTATCAACCTATAGTTAAAAATTGGATGAAAATATAA
- a CDS encoding thiazole synthase, translated as MEKNKDTLNIGGRELKSRLFIGTGKFGDNRILPEVIEKSKSEVITMAIRRVNLDSKDKIDNIFEFIPEDCVILPNASGARDAEEAVRIARMARAMGCGNWIKIEIVWDNKYLLPDNEETIKATEILAKEGFVVLPYMNPDLIAGKRLIEAGAQAVMPLGSPIGSNRGIRTEEIIKIMIDELDIPIVVDAGIGRPSEACHAMEMGAAAVLVNTAIATSKDPIKMAEAFSSAIEAGRNAYKAGLGRQINTGCASSPLLGFLHEGDKN; from the coding sequence GTGGAAAAAAATAAGGATACTTTAAATATTGGAGGTAGAGAGTTAAAAAGTAGGCTTTTTATTGGAACGGGAAAATTTGGCGACAATAGAATATTGCCTGAAGTTATTGAAAAAAGCAAATCAGAAGTTATTACTATGGCTATAAGAAGAGTTAATTTAGATTCAAAAGATAAAATTGACAATATATTTGAATTTATTCCAGAGGATTGTGTAATTTTGCCTAATGCTTCAGGGGCTAGGGATGCAGAGGAAGCAGTAAGAATTGCGAGAATGGCAAGAGCTATGGGCTGTGGTAATTGGATTAAAATTGAAATAGTATGGGACAATAAATATCTTCTTCCAGATAATGAAGAAACAATAAAGGCTACGGAGATACTGGCTAAAGAAGGATTTGTAGTTCTTCCATATATGAATCCAGATTTAATAGCAGGAAAGAGACTTATAGAAGCAGGAGCTCAAGCAGTTATGCCTTTAGGTTCTCCTATTGGTTCAAATAGGGGAATTAGAACTGAAGAAATAATAAAAATAATGATAGATGAATTAGATATTCCAATAGTAGTCGATGCAGGAATAGGAAGACCATCAGAAGCTTGTCATGCTATGGAAATGGGTGCTGCAGCAGTGCTTGTAAATACTGCTATAGCCACATCTAAGGATCCAATAAAAATGGCAGAGGCCTTTTCATCAGCAATAGAGGCAGGTAGAAATGCATACAAAGCAGGATTAGGTAGACAAATAAATACAGGTTGTGCATCATCTCCTCTTTTAGGATTTTTACACGAAGGTGATAAAAATTGA
- the thiF gene encoding sulfur carrier protein ThiS adenylyltransferase ThiF — protein sequence MEKDKIKNAKIGIAGLGGLGSNIAVSLARIGIGKLLLVDFDIVELSNLNRQYYFLKHIGMYKADALEEVIRNINSEISLKIKKIKIDEENVVELFKDVDILVEALDNPEEKAMLVNTFLKNFKDKKIVAASGISGYSSSNLIKTEKVLDNLYISGDGEFNCDTKDLFLAPRVAIVANHQANMVLRLILGEEEV from the coding sequence ATGGAAAAGGATAAAATAAAGAATGCAAAAATTGGCATAGCGGGACTAGGAGGTCTTGGATCTAATATTGCTGTTTCTTTGGCAAGAATTGGCATAGGAAAGCTTCTGCTTGTAGATTTTGATATAGTTGAACTTTCTAATTTAAATAGGCAATATTATTTTTTAAAACATATTGGAATGTATAAAGCGGATGCATTGGAAGAAGTTATTAGAAATATTAATTCTGAAATATCTTTAAAAATAAAAAAGATAAAAATTGACGAAGAAAATGTAGTAGAACTTTTTAAAGATGTGGACATACTTGTAGAAGCTTTGGACAATCCAGAAGAAAAGGCAATGCTTGTAAATACTTTTTTAAAGAATTTTAAAGATAAGAAAATAGTTGCAGCTTCAGGTATATCAGGTTATTCTTCTAGTAATTTAATAAAGACAGAAAAGGTTTTGGATAATTTATATATCTCAGGAGATGGTGAGTTTAACTGTGATACAAAAGATTTATTTTTAGCACCTAGAGTAGCCATTGTGGCTAATCATCAAGCTAATATGGTATTAAGGTTGATACTTGGAGAGGAGGAAGTTTAA
- the thiS gene encoding sulfur carrier protein ThiS: MIINGDKKDYLSEITIKEVIEKLNLSENKIVVEVDGEIIPRENYSKELNENSKVEIVSFVGGG; encoded by the coding sequence ATGATAATAAATGGTGACAAAAAAGACTATCTTTCAGAAATTACTATAAAGGAAGTTATAGAAAAGCTAAATTTATCAGAAAACAAGATCGTAGTAGAAGTTGATGGAGAAATAATACCTAGAGAAAATTATTCCAAAGAATTAAATGAAAATAGTAAAGTGGAGATAGTTAGCTTTGTTGGGGGAGGCTAA
- a CDS encoding oligopeptide ABC transporter substrate-binding protein has protein sequence MKRVWKTIIPLVLVLSLLLTACGKKAEVSKKEDKPKEETSQEEGEDKKEQTGEIELPYPKLLQKDGETVGGTLNMALVSDTPFEGIFNTFLSENATDMTLAGPICGSFLKSGPDHEIVDGGYCDIEFNKENKTATYKINKDLTWCDGEPVTADDLIFVYECIGSKDYTGVRYDSDYQNVVGMEEYHDGKADTISGLKKIDDKTLEVTFKEFYPGIMWGAGLTYDPEPKHYLEDVPLKDMEADDKVRLKPVSCGPFMISNVVPGESVEYVPNPYWFGEKPKVDKIVYKRANPDTIVEALKSGTFDVVDGINVDSYQEYKDLSNITLLSNIENSYGYIGFKLGKWDSKAGEVVMNPNAKLADVKLRQAIAYATNNEEVAEMFYNNLRIPANSLIDPGHATFWNADQEGYKYDPEKAKEILDEAGYLDVDGDGMREDPKGNKLKINFLAMSGGDIAEPLAQFYIQCWRDVGLDVGLQNGRLIEMNAFYDMVQKDNEDIDLYMGGWATGSNPDPSGLYGRKAQFNFPRFATDENDKLLAAIASEDAIGEDGIDYDYLLKAYHDWQEYMFEQVPVAPTHFRIGLTAINNRVNYWDLNTVSDWGWEKVGLLSDTPEKAK, from the coding sequence ATGAAAAGAGTTTGGAAGACTATTATTCCATTAGTATTGGTATTATCACTTTTATTGACAGCTTGTGGGAAAAAGGCAGAGGTATCGAAAAAAGAAGATAAACCAAAAGAAGAAACCAGTCAAGAGGAAGGTGAAGATAAAAAAGAACAAACGGGAGAAATAGAGTTACCTTATCCAAAACTTCTCCAGAAAGATGGGGAAACAGTTGGGGGAACTCTTAATATGGCATTAGTATCAGATACACCTTTTGAAGGTATATTTAATACATTCTTATCTGAAAATGCTACAGATATGACATTGGCGGGGCCAATATGTGGAAGTTTTTTGAAATCTGGCCCAGATCATGAGATTGTTGACGGAGGTTATTGCGATATTGAATTTAATAAGGAGAATAAGACAGCAACTTATAAGATCAATAAAGATTTGACTTGGTGTGATGGAGAGCCAGTGACTGCTGATGATTTAATTTTTGTATATGAGTGTATAGGAAGTAAAGACTATACAGGGGTAAGATATGACAGTGATTATCAAAATGTTGTAGGCATGGAAGAATACCATGATGGCAAAGCGGATACTATTTCAGGGCTTAAGAAAATTGATGACAAAACACTTGAAGTAACTTTCAAGGAATTTTATCCAGGCATAATGTGGGGCGCTGGGCTTACTTATGACCCTGAGCCGAAACATTATTTGGAAGATGTTCCATTGAAAGATATGGAGGCTGATGACAAAGTTAGATTGAAACCAGTATCCTGTGGGCCATTTATGATTTCTAATGTGGTTCCAGGTGAATCAGTGGAATATGTTCCAAATCCATATTGGTTTGGAGAAAAGCCTAAAGTTGATAAAATCGTTTATAAAAGGGCAAATCCGGATACTATTGTAGAAGCATTGAAATCGGGAACATTTGATGTTGTTGATGGAATCAATGTTGATAGCTACCAAGAGTATAAAGATTTGAGTAATATTACACTATTATCTAATATAGAAAATTCTTATGGATATATTGGGTTTAAGCTAGGAAAATGGGATTCTAAAGCTGGAGAAGTTGTAATGAATCCAAATGCCAAGTTGGCAGATGTAAAGTTGAGGCAAGCAATTGCATATGCTACGAATAATGAAGAAGTAGCAGAAATGTTCTACAATAACTTAAGAATACCTGCTAATTCTTTGATTGACCCAGGTCATGCTACTTTCTGGAATGCTGATCAAGAAGGATATAAATATGATCCAGAAAAGGCAAAGGAAATTCTTGATGAAGCTGGCTATCTTGATGTAGATGGAGATGGAATGAGGGAAGATCCAAAAGGCAATAAATTAAAGATCAATTTTCTTGCAATGTCAGGTGGAGATATTGCTGAACCATTAGCTCAATTTTATATCCAATGTTGGAGAGATGTTGGATTAGATGTTGGTTTGCAAAATGGTAGATTGATAGAAATGAATGCTTTCTATGATATGGTTCAAAAAGATAATGAAGATATTGATTTATATATGGGAGGTTGGGCTACTGGCTCAAATCCAGATCCGTCAGGCTTATATGGGAGAAAAGCCCAATTCAACTTTCCTAGATTTGCAACAGATGAAAATGATAAGTTGTTAGCTGCCATTGCCTCTGAAGATGCAATTGGAGAAGATGGAATTGATTATGACTATCTACTAAAAGCTTATCATGATTGGCAAGAATATATGTTTGAACAAGTTCCAGTAGCACCAACTCATTTTAGAATTGGTTTAACAGCTATTAATAATAGGGTTAATTATTGGGATTTAAATACAGTTAGTGATTGGGGATGGGAGAAAGTCGGATTATTATCTGATACTCCTGAGAAAGCAAAGTAA